Proteins found in one Pontibacter sp. SGAir0037 genomic segment:
- a CDS encoding thiazole synthase, translating to MKDLTIANKTFTSRLFTGTGKFSSSLEMEEALLASGSELVTVALKRVDVHNQDDDILQHLSHPQFSLLPNTSGVRNSKEAVFAAQLAREALETNWLKLEIHPDPKYLLPDPVETLKAAEELVKLGFVVLPYIHADPVLCKRLEEVGVAAVMPLGSPIGSNNGLQTRAFLKIIIQQSHVPVVVDAGIGAPSHAAEAMELGADAVLVNTAIAVSPNPVQMAKAFKMAVEAGRMAYEAKLAPAGNLAEASSPLTAFLDEL from the coding sequence ATGAAAGACTTAACAATAGCCAATAAAACATTCACTTCCCGCCTCTTTACTGGCACCGGTAAGTTTAGCTCCAGTTTGGAAATGGAAGAAGCGCTGCTGGCATCCGGATCAGAGTTAGTAACAGTAGCACTAAAGCGAGTGGATGTACACAATCAGGACGATGACATTTTACAGCACCTGTCACATCCACAGTTCAGCCTGCTACCTAATACATCGGGAGTTCGCAATTCCAAAGAAGCAGTTTTTGCAGCTCAACTGGCACGTGAGGCACTGGAAACAAACTGGCTGAAGCTGGAAATTCACCCCGACCCCAAATACCTGCTCCCCGACCCTGTTGAGACGCTAAAGGCAGCGGAGGAACTGGTAAAGCTGGGTTTTGTGGTGCTGCCCTACATACATGCCGATCCGGTGCTGTGCAAGCGGCTCGAGGAAGTTGGGGTGGCAGCCGTTATGCCCTTGGGCTCCCCCATTGGCAGCAACAACGGCCTGCAAACCAGAGCGTTTTTAAAAATTATTATCCAGCAAAGCCACGTGCCTGTGGTGGTAGATGCCGGTATAGGTGCTCCCTCACATGCAGCAGAAGCAATGGAACTAGGTGCAGATGCGGTGTTAGTGAATACAGCCATAGCTGTATCTCCGAACCCGGTGCAAATGGCAAAAGCATTTAAAATGGCTGTAGAAGCAGGACGTATGGCCTACGAAGCAAAACTAGCTCCGGCAGGCAATTTGGCAGAAGCAAGCAGCCCGCTTACAGCTTTTCTGGATGAGCTATAA
- a CDS encoding thiamine phosphate synthase, whose product MKKIAKLHYITQAIAGKNHSEAAAGACAAGVDWVQLRVKNASYNLWKEEALRTQEICRHYGATFIINDNVALAAEVGADGVHLGKTDMAPAAARKLMGTAKIIGGTANTFEDIQRLIAAEVDYIGLGPFRFTSTKENLSPILGLNGYEQLLQQCTLSGITTPVVAIGGITPTDIAPLLQVGIHGIAVSSGINMAQDKKQAVSQLTDELYQYQTK is encoded by the coding sequence ATGAAGAAGATAGCTAAACTGCATTACATCACCCAGGCAATTGCAGGTAAAAACCATTCCGAAGCAGCTGCCGGGGCTTGTGCTGCAGGGGTGGATTGGGTGCAGTTGCGGGTGAAAAACGCTTCTTACAACCTTTGGAAGGAAGAGGCACTCCGCACCCAGGAAATCTGCCGCCACTACGGCGCTACTTTTATCATCAACGACAACGTTGCTTTGGCTGCCGAAGTAGGTGCCGATGGCGTGCATTTAGGTAAAACAGATATGGCACCTGCTGCGGCTCGTAAGCTTATGGGCACTGCTAAAATAATAGGAGGCACGGCCAATACCTTCGAAGATATACAGCGGCTTATAGCAGCAGAAGTAGACTATATTGGCCTCGGCCCCTTCCGCTTTACCAGCACCAAAGAAAACCTAAGCCCTATACTTGGCCTGAACGGATACGAGCAGCTACTGCAGCAATGTACTCTGTCTGGCATCACAACTCCGGTTGTGGCTATTGGCGGCATTACCCCAACAGATATTGCTCCCTTGCTTCAGGTTGGTATACACGGAATAGCTGTTTCTTCGGGCATAAACATGGCGCAGGATAAAAAACAGGCGGTATCTCAGTTAACAGATGAACTGTACCAATATCAAACAAAATGA